A stretch of Arachis hypogaea cultivar Tifrunner chromosome 15, arahy.Tifrunner.gnm2.J5K5, whole genome shotgun sequence DNA encodes these proteins:
- the LOC112749789 gene encoding uncharacterized protein isoform X1 — MENSGSGAIDCGVGSIVWVRRRNGSWWPGQILGPHELSGSHLTSPRSGTPVKLLGREDASVDWYNLEKSKRVKPFRCGEFDGCIERAESSQGMPLKKREKYARREDAILHALELERQMLKKQEKLGAGQMGVGCRAKRSRCVYLPPQSSDSMDYKETHVEMSSSQFGKEYPYRSSFAEEGESAFVDDVQSDSSETDSANSGSDSSETEADKDEEMTISETGQDAEEEESTSSEDLDELAISADMPLLYPREPSTRNEAVSKWQLKGKRNSRSFVKRSVGAPDGKGVRYGADVEQGSHIGHKRLGPNSHYYKNGLSDVFDDTEQTFGFEDEFSLTPRAASKGQTKVRHGVDWDVWGWEDQPATRGYWDYKGFAPGYGDRYHYDGRMRPFLVDVDLKVQASYRKEPVPIVSLMSKLDGRAIIGHPIQIETLKDGSSDMLFPAFDDFNNDGIGIEGSSVLPPAWRTARRTANFRVPRPHLSSSNGAEAASDFSLDQERFEYRRLNAGSSSYKGSFSISRKSGRNSPGPSIDKKSMKKGSKKVSLSSSQKTRTLSSLSSEHNHHSKKPLIDSSFYQTNRLIKPEVSGLTTVACIPVKLVFSRLLEKINRPPLKAASNAALLNSDVERNS; from the exons ATGGAGAACTCGGGTTCAGGTGCAATCGATTGTGGCGTTGGATCGATTGTATGGGTCCGAAGAAGAAACGGGTCGTGGTGGCCGGGTCAAATACTCGGTCCTCATGAACTTTCGGGTTCTCATCTTACTTCTCCCCGATCAGGAACTCCCGTTAAGCTTCTTGGCAGGGAAGATGCCAGCGT AGATTGGTACAATCTGGAGAAATCCAAACGTGTGAAGCCATTTCGATGTGGTGAGTTCGATGGATGTATTGAAAGGGCAGAGTCTTCCCAGGGTATGCCCTTaaagaaaagggaaaagtatgCGCGCCGAGAAGATGCCATTCTTCATGCTCTTGAACTTGAGAGGCAAATGCTGAAGAAGCAAGAGAAATTAG GAGCTGGGCAAATGGGTGTAGGTTGCCGAGCAAAGAGAAGCAGATGTGTGTATTTACCACCTCAGTCTAGTGATTCTATGGATTATAAAGAGACTCATGTTGAGATGTCATCTTCTCAATTTGGGAAGGAGTATCCTTATCGTAGTTCTTTTGCTGAGGAGGGTGAATCTGCCTTTGTAGATGATGTTCAATCTGATTCTTCTGAAACTGATTCAGCTAATTCTGGTTCAGATTCCTCGGAAACAGAAGCAGACAAGGATGAAGAGATGACCATTTCAG AAACGGGtcaagatgctgaagaggaagaaagCACTAGTAGTGAGGATCTTGATGAATTGGCAATATCTGCTGACATGCCTCTCCTGTATCCTCGTGAACCTTCAACACGTAATGAAGCTGTATCCAAATGGCAATTAAAAGGAAAGAGGAACAGTCGTAGTTTTGTGAAGAGGTCTGTTGGTGCTCCTGATGGAAAAGGAGTTCGGTATGGAGCAGATGTTGAGCAAGGAAGTCATATAGGCCATAAGAGATTAGGTCCTAATTCACATTACTACAAAAATGGTCTAAGTGATGTCTTTGATGACACCGAACAAACGTTTGGATTCGAAGATGAATTCTCTCTAACTCCTAGAGCAGCATCAAAGGGTCAAACCAAAGTTCGTCATGGTGTTGATTGGGATGTCTGGGGTTGGGAAGATCAGCCTGCTACGAGAGGATATTGGGATTATAAAGGGTTTGCTCCAGGATATGGTGATCGCTATCATTATGATGGGAGGATGAGACCATTTCTGGTAGATGTAGACCTGAAGGTTCAAGCTAGCTATCGCAAAGAGCCTGTTCCCATTGTTTCTCTCATGAGTAAGTTAGATGGTAGGGCAATAATCGGACATCCGATCCAAATTGAAACCCTGAAGGATGGTTCATCAGATATGCTATTTCCTGCATTTGATGATTTCAATAATGATGGAATTGGTATTGAGGGAAGTAGTGTGCTTCCACCAGCTTGGAGGACTGCAAGGAGAACAGCGAATTTTCGTGTTCCTCGTCCACATTTATCATCATCGAATGGTGCTGAAGCTGCTTCAGATTTTTCCTTAGATCAAGAAAGATTTGAATATAGAAGATTAAATGCTGGAAGTTCCAGCTACAAGGGAAGCTTTTCCATTTCCAGGAAGAGTGGCCGTAACAGTCCCGGGCCTTCAATTGACAAGAAGTCAATGAAAAAGGGGTCAAAGAAAGTGAGCTTATCGTCTAGCCAGAAAACTAGAACTCTGTCCTCATTGTCTAGTGAACATAATCATCATAGTAAAAAACCTTTAATTGATAGCAGTTTTTATCAAACAAATAGGTTGATTAAACCAGAGGTCTCTGGGCTCACTACTGTAGCTTGCATACCAGTTAAATTGGTATTTAGTAGATTACTTGAGAAGATTAATAGGCCTCCTTTAAAAGCAGCTAGTAATGCGGCTTTGTTGAATAGTGATGTGGAGAGAAATTCATAG
- the LOC112749789 gene encoding uncharacterized protein isoform X2, protein MPLKKREKYARREDAILHALELERQMLKKQEKLGAGQMGVGCRAKRSRCVYLPPQSSDSMDYKETHVEMSSSQFGKEYPYRSSFAEEGESAFVDDVQSDSSETDSANSGSDSSETEADKDEEMTISETGQDAEEEESTSSEDLDELAISADMPLLYPREPSTRNEAVSKWQLKGKRNSRSFVKRSVGAPDGKGVRYGADVEQGSHIGHKRLGPNSHYYKNGLSDVFDDTEQTFGFEDEFSLTPRAASKGQTKVRHGVDWDVWGWEDQPATRGYWDYKGFAPGYGDRYHYDGRMRPFLVDVDLKVQASYRKEPVPIVSLMSKLDGRAIIGHPIQIETLKDGSSDMLFPAFDDFNNDGIGIEGSSVLPPAWRTARRTANFRVPRPHLSSSNGAEAASDFSLDQERFEYRRLNAGSSSYKGSFSISRKSGRNSPGPSIDKKSMKKGSKKVSLSSSQKTRTLSSLSSEHNHHSKKPLIDSSFYQTNRLIKPEVSGLTTVACIPVKLVFSRLLEKINRPPLKAASNAALLNSDVERNS, encoded by the exons ATGCCCTTaaagaaaagggaaaagtatgCGCGCCGAGAAGATGCCATTCTTCATGCTCTTGAACTTGAGAGGCAAATGCTGAAGAAGCAAGAGAAATTAG GAGCTGGGCAAATGGGTGTAGGTTGCCGAGCAAAGAGAAGCAGATGTGTGTATTTACCACCTCAGTCTAGTGATTCTATGGATTATAAAGAGACTCATGTTGAGATGTCATCTTCTCAATTTGGGAAGGAGTATCCTTATCGTAGTTCTTTTGCTGAGGAGGGTGAATCTGCCTTTGTAGATGATGTTCAATCTGATTCTTCTGAAACTGATTCAGCTAATTCTGGTTCAGATTCCTCGGAAACAGAAGCAGACAAGGATGAAGAGATGACCATTTCAG AAACGGGtcaagatgctgaagaggaagaaagCACTAGTAGTGAGGATCTTGATGAATTGGCAATATCTGCTGACATGCCTCTCCTGTATCCTCGTGAACCTTCAACACGTAATGAAGCTGTATCCAAATGGCAATTAAAAGGAAAGAGGAACAGTCGTAGTTTTGTGAAGAGGTCTGTTGGTGCTCCTGATGGAAAAGGAGTTCGGTATGGAGCAGATGTTGAGCAAGGAAGTCATATAGGCCATAAGAGATTAGGTCCTAATTCACATTACTACAAAAATGGTCTAAGTGATGTCTTTGATGACACCGAACAAACGTTTGGATTCGAAGATGAATTCTCTCTAACTCCTAGAGCAGCATCAAAGGGTCAAACCAAAGTTCGTCATGGTGTTGATTGGGATGTCTGGGGTTGGGAAGATCAGCCTGCTACGAGAGGATATTGGGATTATAAAGGGTTTGCTCCAGGATATGGTGATCGCTATCATTATGATGGGAGGATGAGACCATTTCTGGTAGATGTAGACCTGAAGGTTCAAGCTAGCTATCGCAAAGAGCCTGTTCCCATTGTTTCTCTCATGAGTAAGTTAGATGGTAGGGCAATAATCGGACATCCGATCCAAATTGAAACCCTGAAGGATGGTTCATCAGATATGCTATTTCCTGCATTTGATGATTTCAATAATGATGGAATTGGTATTGAGGGAAGTAGTGTGCTTCCACCAGCTTGGAGGACTGCAAGGAGAACAGCGAATTTTCGTGTTCCTCGTCCACATTTATCATCATCGAATGGTGCTGAAGCTGCTTCAGATTTTTCCTTAGATCAAGAAAGATTTGAATATAGAAGATTAAATGCTGGAAGTTCCAGCTACAAGGGAAGCTTTTCCATTTCCAGGAAGAGTGGCCGTAACAGTCCCGGGCCTTCAATTGACAAGAAGTCAATGAAAAAGGGGTCAAAGAAAGTGAGCTTATCGTCTAGCCAGAAAACTAGAACTCTGTCCTCATTGTCTAGTGAACATAATCATCATAGTAAAAAACCTTTAATTGATAGCAGTTTTTATCAAACAAATAGGTTGATTAAACCAGAGGTCTCTGGGCTCACTACTGTAGCTTGCATACCAGTTAAATTGGTATTTAGTAGATTACTTGAGAAGATTAATAGGCCTCCTTTAAAAGCAGCTAGTAATGCGGCTTTGTTGAATAGTGATGTGGAGAGAAATTCATAG